The following nucleotide sequence is from Leptodactylus fuscus isolate aLepFus1 chromosome 10, aLepFus1.hap2, whole genome shotgun sequence.
ctgtctgtctgtctgtctgtctgtctgtctatctatctcctatctatctatctatctatctatctatcttctatgtatcatctatctatctatctatctatctatctatctatctatctatctatcatatctatctcctatctatctatctatctatctatctatctatctatctcctatctatctatctatctatctatcatatctatctcctatctatctatctatctatctatctatctatctatctcctatctatctatctatctatctatctatctatctatctcctatctatctatctatctatctatctatctatctatctatctcctatctatctatctatctatctatctatctatctatctcatatctatctcctatctatctatctatctatctatctatctatctatctatctcatatctatctatctatctatctatctatctatctatctatcatctatctatcttctatctatctatctatctatctatctatctatctatctatctactgtatctatcttctatctatctatctatctatctatctatctatctacttcctatctatctatctatctatctatctatctatctatctatctcctatctatctatctatctatctatctatctatctatctcctatctatctatctatctatctatctcctatctatctatctatctatctactgtatctatcttctatctatctatctatctatctatctatctcctatctctctatctatctatctcctatctatctatctatctatctatctatctatctatctatctatctatctctctatctcctatctctctatctcctatctatctatctcctatctatctatctatctatctatctatctatctcctatctatctatctatctatctatctcctatctatctatctatctatctatcttctatgtatcatctatctatctatctatctatctatctatctatctatctatctatctatctatcatatctatctcctatctatctatctatctatctcctatctatctatctatctatctatctatctatctatctatcttctatgtatcatctatctatctatctatctatctatctatctatctatctatctatctatcgtatctatctcctatctatctatctatctatctctctatctcctatctatctatctcctatctatctatctatctatctatctatctatctcctatctatctcctatctatctatctatctatctatctcctatctatctatctatctatctatctatctcctatctatctatctatctatctatctatctcatatctatctcctatctatctatctatctatctatctatctatctatctatctatctcctatctatctatctatctatctatctatctcatatctatctatctatctatctatctatctcatatctatctatctatctatctatctatctatctatcatctatctatcttctatctatctatctatctatctatctatctatctcctatctatctatctatctatctatctatctatctatctatctatctatctactgtatctatcttctatctatctatctatctatctatctatctatctactgtatctatcatctatctatctatctatctatctatctatctcctatctctctatctatctatctcctatctatctatctatctatctatctatctatctcctatctctctatctcctatctctctatctcctatctatctatctatctatctatctatctatctatctcctatctatctatctatctatctatctatctatctcctatctatctatctatctatctatctatctatctatctatctcctatctatctatctatctatctatctatctatctatctatctatctactgtatctatcttctatctatctatctatctatctatctatctatctatctatctactgtatctatcttctatctatctatctatctatctatctatctatctatctatctatctcctatctctctatctatctatctcctatctatctatctatctatctatctatctatctatctatctatctatctcctatctctctatctcctatctctctatctcctatctatctatctatctcctatctatctatctatctatctatctatctatctatctatctatctcctatctatctatctatctatctatctatctatctatctatctatcttctatgtatcatctatctatctatctatctatctatctatctatctatctatcatatctatctcctatctatctatctatctatctatctatctatctcctatctatctatctatctatctatctatcttctatgtatcatctatctatctatctatctatctatctatctatctatctatcgtatctatctcctatctatctatctatctatctatctatctatctatctatctcctatctatctatctatctatctatctatctatctcctatctatctatctatctatctatctatcttctatgtatcatctatctatctatctcctatctatctatctatctatctatctatctatctatctatctatctatctatctatctcctatctatctatctatctatctcctatctatctatctatctcctatctatctatctatctcctatctatctatctatctatctatctatctatctatctatctatctatctcctatctatctatctatctatctatctatctatctatctatctatctatctatctgctctaGATATATTCTATTGAGTTCTTACAAATTTTCTGAAGAATAAAAGAGACATCCAAGGCCTTTAGTGATCTCAGTTGATCTCAGACACCTTTGACTCATTTTGAGTAACATGAGCAGCTGCAGATTTTCCATCACACAACCCTAGAGAACAGAAACTACTTTAAGTTAACATATAATACTTGGAAGGGAAtatgaaaaattcggcttatactcgagtatatacggagcTGGGATGGGATGAAATGGAGCTACGATGGGATGTGTCTtttattgcagttcagtcccattcaagtgattggaaCTGGGAGCTGCAAAAGCAGTGGGCAAGAGTGACTTAATTTCTATAATAGGCTAAGAGCCcaccttgtggaaatgcagctttttttgttgcagattttgttgcagttgttTGAGAcatagtcaggagtggattgagcagaaggtagaagtacaagaacttcttatatatttcccattccttttgtggtcactcctaggtttggataataaaaaatgcagcaaaatctgcaagaaaaaaaagctgcgttatcgcaacgtggggcctcatccataaagagatttttttaagataagttttatgtAAATTAGTATTAGTATGGCTTAACTAAGTTACTCTCTCAATGCAATATGGCCTCTAAAGAGACGCCTACAAGGTATCCGTGCCTGTTCTTTTTCTCTACACTTGCTTTCAAGTTAGTACCGTTATTCCTATAACTTCTAAATAATTGTTACAGATTTAATATCAGCATGCAGTAATGATAAATCGTTGTTTAATGCCTGTTCTCGAGGCAGGGGTTTTAGTCCTAATGTTTGTATTTTGTCCACACAGAGAAACCAGTCAGCTTGACTTACCGATGTCCCTGCAGATATTTTGAAAGTAATGTGGCCAAAAGCAACATCAAACACCTGAAGATTCTCTCGACCACCAACTGCTCTCTGCAGATTGTGTAAGTACAAAGTAATAAAACATGGCTATTGAAAAAGAAAACAAGGAAGGGATCCCAGAAGAGGGAACATGGGGAAAATTCCGAGCCTTGAAACAGATAATATTGGACATTTTAGCACACCCACAGGTCTTTCACATGATGCCTTTCTTGACTGCGCCATGCTTCTTGGATCTCAAATAACAATAGTGTAATACCACAAATATCAGTATGCCATCTATTATGGATAAATAATGGTATCAcctatattgaaaaaaataactAAACATGTTAACTAGGGAATTTACCAAGCCCAATGTCCTCAGACCATAAAAGCAGACAAGACATGAATCACTCCCATAATTTGTGTCAATACAACTAGGCAGCAAGAAAAGGTGGTGCCCATCTCACTTCTGACTACAACATgaatgaggggatatcgtcactccatagggagagaaccaccatttagggggtggagtcttattaagccatgagcgctccactgcaaaggaacatgggaagaatatgcaaatctgacttccatgttgtaattaggatgccagtgcctcaagtatgcacaccaatagagggcgctgactgagaatatgcaagtctgtcttccatgatgtaattaggaagacagcgtctcagtcaagacatccaatagagggcgctccctttaacatcatatccctcaaccctgtctaatccagatcagtcctctctgcgccaagctgatgagatgcaaatacatcgaaacatctgtccttggctgagaagactgtatctactataatcccaacatcattgcaaacaaaggcctctgagaaggtcagcatgatgttaaagggagcaccctctattgaatgtcttgactgagactctgtcttcctcattacatcatggaagatagacttgcacattctcagtcagcgccctctataggtgtgcatacttgacgcactggcatcctaattacatcatggaagtcagatttgcatattcttcccatacaacATGAATGGTCATGGTCAAGCTGGACATGGCTCTCTAACCTAGTTACACCATACTTTTTTACAGGGCTCGTCTTAAGCACAATGGCAAACAGATCTGCTTGGACCCTAAGATTAAGTGGATCCAGGAGTACCTGGAGAAAGCTTTGAACAAGTAAGCAGATGACGCAGATGTGCAGCTTCCACTCCCGGCATGAATGTGTTAAGACACGATCTTCACACGTCTGTAACTTGGAATCTTGTAATGTATCTGGTGCTGAACCTTGTAAGAAATCCCATGTGGCCCCAAGACCAAGTGGGTTTACTTTCCAATGCTGGGACGTCCCATTGAGCAGTATTGTACACATCCATTATCCTTTGGATTCTCCAAAAATAACAAgcaaattttttttctgaaagtttAACTTTGCAAGGTTCAGATGATAGTGGTGTGAAATGTATTATATGTCATAAATTAGAGGACTAGACAATATCACATTATATACGTCTATTCAATACAGAAACTTTATCGATCAGACCAGTAACCTTGCTCAATCTATCTTTTattctcattatatatatatatacataatatacacatGCACATTTTATTTAATATAGCCTTCCTTTTAATGAACTGTGATGAATGGAGGGTGTAAGAGATCTATGTATTAGTAAGaggctactactattatacagcgTAGCCTATGGTGACTGCTTTCACGCAACCTGGAAAGCAAGAAGAAATTGCCTTTCAATAGTTTCCAGTAGGGCATAATGAACTGCAATGAATTTACAACACATGGAGTTACATGACTGTAAagtcactttttttctgcaaagttagATTTGCCAGCTGCCTAACACGCTGAATTTCGAGGTTCATGGAAGTGTTAGCATCTGGTCCTTCTCTTCTCGGCCTTGCTCAAAATCATCCCCATTCCAGTTGCCTCTAGGGTTTTCAGTATATTTTTTTAACCTGCATCAAAACATTGGTTTGCCAGAACCTCTATGGGCTTGTGCCATAATACAAACACAGGCGGACAAGTCACTGCTTTGTAGTCATCTGAGCCCACTGTTAGCAGACAGGAAGGGACGATTTTGTTATGGGAATGTTCAACCTGACACCATTGTCCCTTATTACATTTCTTTAACACTTCATTTATATTTCATGTAACGTAACTGAAAATCCTATTGCAGTCTCCATCGCTTCCAGCACACGTATGTACGTATGATGCAAACAAGTAAGGCACAGAAAAATAGCCACTGCCAAACCGAGCAATTTGCTGATGTCCATGTCTTTGCAAATCGGAAAATTGGATAAGGGATAAGCATCCATATAACATTttacagggagtctatcagcagtacaTGGGACTCCGCATCTGAATGACAAGGGCATATTTGCAAATTATAGAAACACCAATACACGGTGCGATTAGGCTTTAGAACCAATTTTCTGCTTTTCAATAAGTTAGGACGCCAACTTTTGTAACTAAAGGTTACTTAACATTGTTTGCAGCAACCAAATTCTTCATTCCAGGTACTGTTGATTAACTCTTAGTAAAATTAAATTGGATGAGatttccaaatatatatatatatatatatatatatatatatatatatatatatatatttggaaatctcatccaaattaattttatatatatgtttccatacagtattgtgcaaaggtTTGTAAAATTGCTGTTTCTAAAATAGAAGTGTTCATTTATTTTTACCAATTAACAAAACGAAGAGAGAAATTCTAATTGATAAAATAAATGAGAACGCATCATTGCAGCGGTTTCACCTCGTGccttaaacttttgcacagcatttCAGAGCAATATACAACTGTGAACTTGGTCCCTACAATGTACTATTTTATACTTTTAAAGACAATCCACTCGCCTGAGTTTTTCCCCCTTACTGATCTGCTTTTGCCTTCTGTATAGCATTACCTATTAAATAGGAATCTTTACGTATTATTGTAGATGTAAATGTGGCATTATTCATGGTGTTtctaaaaaattctgaaaaaaaaaaatcacttcttCATTGAGAATTGTCAGCTTTCAAGCTCATGTATCCTTCATTGATGTCTGAGGCATCCCGGAAAAAATGCGGCGCTGACGCATCACGGTTGTACCCGCAGCGCATTAgacagtttgcagaggtttcctctaaggactttctgtttctattatacctatggggaaaccgctggcgtttccataggtatgattgacatactGAGATTAacaaaaccacgccggttttggaaataacGGCGTGTCCACACTGCGATTTTTACCGGAAACTGagcatggaattcgctagaatcccttccacttttccctgactataaaacgctgtgatttttcccgcagcatttctgcCCCGAGCCTGAGAAGCACAAaatacgctttttttttttaccttttcatcAAGTTTCAAAAGTCAAGCATTGACTTACAGGTTTGTCACCTATTGGTGGCGCTAGAGAGATTATTTTCATCTTTCTGGAGGAATGCTTTTATTGGTCCTAAAAACTCCCATGCGCTAACCTGAATTGTACGTAGCGAGAGGAGTATGGAATAAGCGTTCTATGATCCAACATGCAAAAAATGGAGGTTTAAAAAATCTACAAGATCAAAGTACAATTGATGTAATCAGTCTTATCTTTTATCTAAGTGGGTCAGTATGACATGGAATAACAATATTGCTGGTATGTTAGAAAATACGTTTTTTTGACATCTAAACACCACCTGCATCTACAGCATGGCAAAGGTTGTGCATTGTAATGTTTGGGCAACCCTAGAAGGAGATTGCTTGTAATGAATGCAGGAACATCTGGATCGCCTCCCTCGGCTTCTACACAACCCCTGTTGCTCCTTTACCTTCCTGCCTCTGCATATAAATAAATCCCGTGCAGTCTTGTGGAGTCCACACCACCCCCCACCATTCTCTATAGTTAGACATTCAGTGCAGGAGCTGCTTTTTGTCTTTCTGCTGCCCCTGACCTTGCTACAGGATATGTAAGCTCCTGTATGAGATCTTGCTTTAATTAAGACACCAGAAACCCTAAGAGGTGCATAAATGAGCTGCCCCAGAGCATTTCTTGAGGTTAGACTACCAGGAACCAAAGAGTTGTTGGGGCCTCTTAACACCTTAACTGCCAAATAATATGTGGTTAGTCTTTCTGGCAGCGAGGGGACCAGACCCTAAACCACAAAGGATCCATGATGATGAACCAGATGTCTAGTAACTAACCAGAATTGTTACTATAAGGAAGACTTTTACCTTCTTCCTGTTTCCAATCTATAAGATGTCATTAGAAAGAACTAATATCTGTATCACAggttatattgttatattgttgTAGAATTGTAAGCAGTATAAAATTAAGCACAGACTTATCATATGATAATATGAAAAATAACTAATACTCAAATGTCCAATCACTTGCTGCCGCTGCTAAGATGGTGATGATGTTACA
It contains:
- the CXCL12 gene encoding stromal cell-derived factor 1, producing the protein MDMRHLALLTLLLGIICYSEEKPVSLTYRCPCRYFESNVAKSNIKHLKILSTTNCSLQIVARLKHNGKQICLDPKIKWIQEYLEKALNKKVKG